The window CTCTTATTTGTGATGCCGGCCCTGCTGGTGCTGATTATCTGCCTTGTGCAGGAAAAAGTGCTCAACCCCACCACCAGGGTTCTGATTATTGACAATGATACCGGGATCATCGGCAAAAGTATCGTCAAGGGACTGAAAGCCTCGGACAATATTCTGGCCGTCAATGGAAAGGATATTGGCTGCACAGACGTAGAAAAAGCAAAGTCCCTTGTGAATAACGGCAAGTACCAGTTCAGTATTGTGATCCCGGAGGGCAGCACCGGTTTTGCCTTTAAAAAGGCGGAGCAGTTTTTCATGGCTGAAGCCTCGTCCCTCGATGCATCCAGACAGATTACCGTTTATTTTGATCCTTCGGTGCAGGGCGGATTTCGGGCGGCTGTGTCTAACGCCATCTCCAAAGTGCTGCTGTGCATAGAATACGAAATCAAGCTCAGCCAGGCCGCTCCCGGCCCGGACAGCGGGCAGGAGATCTCACTTCCGCAACCTTGGTTTGATATTAAGGAGGTGTGGGCCACACAGTTCGGGTTTGTCAAAATGCCCACGTCGGTGCAGCAGAACGTACCGGCCTGGGCATTGTTCGGTATTTTCTTTATCTGCGTGCCCCTTTCAAGTTCCCTGATCCAGGAGCGGGAAAATAAAACCCTGGACAGGTTAAGAAGCATGCCCGTTTCAAGACTCACATTGGTTGCCGGAAAAATCATCGCTTACATCGGTGTCTGCCTGTGCCAGTTCCTCCTGGTTTTTCTCATCGGGAAATATCTTTTTCCCCTTATAGGGCTGCCGGCCTTTGTTCTGGGGGAAGAGATCGGCGCTGTCCTGGTTATTCTGACGGCCTGTGCCGTTGCTGCGGCCAATTACGGCATTATGCTGGGGGCTCTGGCCGGCAGTCATGAACAGGCCCTGGTCATTGGCCCGGCCTCCATTGTTATTGCCGCAGCCCTGGGCGGTATTATTGTGCCGGTGTATCTGATGCCCGAACCCATGCAGCTCATCAGCAGGCTCTCTCCCCTGGCCTGGGCACTGGATGGGTTTTATGATATTCTTTTACGGGGAAGAAAGATCAGTGCGGTTCTGCCCAGGGCCGGCTGCCTGATCGCG is drawn from uncultured Desulfobacter sp. and contains these coding sequences:
- a CDS encoding ABC transporter permease, translating into MVQIAATLKKEFLLLIRDRAGLLLLFVMPALLVLIICLVQEKVLNPTTRVLIIDNDTGIIGKSIVKGLKASDNILAVNGKDIGCTDVEKAKSLVNNGKYQFSIVIPEGSTGFAFKKAEQFFMAEASSLDASRQITVYFDPSVQGGFRAAVSNAISKVLLCIEYEIKLSQAAPGPDSGQEISLPQPWFDIKEVWATQFGFVKMPTSVQQNVPAWALFGIFFICVPLSSSLIQERENKTLDRLRSMPVSRLTLVAGKIIAYIGVCLCQFLLVFLIGKYLFPLIGLPAFVLGEEIGAVLVILTACAVAAANYGIMLGALAGSHEQALVIGPASIVIAAALGGIIVPVYLMPEPMQLISRLSPLAWALDGFYDILLRGRKISAVLPRAGCLIAFAAAAFAISHMSLSYKRRG